A single genomic interval of Candidatus Bathyarchaeota archaeon harbors:
- a CDS encoding adenylosuccinate synthetase, which produces MSCNVVVGGFFGDEGKGKIVAYLALKDRPAIVARGGVGPNAGHTVIVDGKKYSLRMIPSGFLNSECRLLIGPGVSVDPGVLAMEIEITGVDSRLGIDPHCPVIEKRHIEQENISEHLKAKLGSTGSGSGACVAERALRTVKTAKDVPELAKYMADVPSEVNEALDKGMGVLVEGTQGTYLSLYHGTYPYCTSKDVCASAICSDVGLGPTRVSDVTLVLKSFVTRVGEGPLPGQLSRDEVLRRGWMEYGTVTGRERRAAPFDFNLARRAVMLNGATQIALTKIDLISPEASGVRSYEELPVKAKEFIERIEGETMRPVTLIGTGPSTFDMIDRRHRE; this is translated from the coding sequence ATGTCATGCAATGTAGTTGTTGGAGGATTCTTCGGCGACGAGGGAAAGGGAAAGATAGTCGCCTATCTAGCCCTGAAGGATAGACCAGCAATAGTGGCAAGGGGCGGTGTAGGCCCTAACGCTGGACACACCGTAATAGTCGATGGTAAGAAGTATTCCCTAAGAATGATTCCTAGTGGATTCTTAAACAGTGAATGTAGGCTATTGATAGGTCCAGGAGTATCAGTAGATCCTGGTGTACTTGCTATGGAGATAGAGATTACAGGAGTAGACTCAAGGCTAGGAATAGATCCTCATTGTCCAGTCATTGAGAAGAGGCATATTGAACAGGAGAATATCTCTGAACATCTCAAAGCTAAGCTTGGGTCGACTGGCAGCGGTTCAGGAGCCTGCGTTGCAGAGAGGGCGTTGAGAACCGTGAAGACAGCGAAAGATGTTCCTGAGCTTGCTAAATATATGGCTGACGTTCCGTCTGAGGTGAACGAGGCCCTAGACAAAGGTATGGGTGTTCTAGTTGAGGGGACTCAAGGAACCTACCTCTCCCTCTATCATGGGACCTACCCATACTGCACCTCAAAGGATGTATGTGCCTCAGCCATATGTTCTGATGTAGGCTTGGGACCTACAAGAGTGTCGGACGTAACCTTGGTTTTGAAGTCCTTCGTGACGAGGGTTGGTGAAGGACCCCTCCCAGGCCAGTTGAGTAGGGATGAGGTCCTCAGAAGAGGCTGGATGGAGTATGGAACAGTAACAGGTAGGGAGAGGAGGGCAGCTCCTTTCGATTTCAACCTTGCTAGAAGGGCGGTGATGCTGAATGGAGCTACACAAATTGCTTTAACGAAGATAGACCTCATATCGCCTGAGGCTTCAGGGGTGAGGAGCTACGAGGAGCTTCCGGTTAAAGCAAAGGAATTCATTGAGAGAATTGAGGGGGAGACTATGAGACCTGTCACATTGATAGGTACCGGCCCATCTACGTTCGATATGATAGATAGGAGACATAGGGAGTAA
- a CDS encoding CTP synthase, with product MVKYIFVTGGVMSGIGKGVTVASIGKIMQLRGMKVTAVKIDPYINVDAGTMNPYIHGEVFVTEDGGETDMDLGTYERFLDVNMSREHNITTGQIYLSVIGKERRGDFLGKCAQIIPHITDEIKERIRSISLKDEVDCAIVEVGGTVGDIESLPFLEAARQMRLEEGQLNVAYIHVTLVPVIDVVGEQKTKPTQHSVQELRRIGIMPDIIVARSKRPLRDDAKKKIALFCNVEERAVFTSPDIRSIYELPLILDGQGLGDYLSERLGLKLPNPRWDEWKNMLEGFINPKHKVRIAVCGKYAELADSYVSINEALRHAGAANRTLVEISWIETEQFEENITTLSCLDNYDGILIPGGFGARGTEGKIMAISYARERNIPFLGICFGFQMAIVEFARHVGFEGANSTEVDPGTIHPVVDLMPEQKSIGQKGATMRLGSYPIILTPGTLAHRLYGTDVIYERHRHRYEANPEYVRRLEAAGLVFSGKSVDGSRMEVVELKDRRFHLATQFHGEFKSRPNRPAPIYRGFVEAAIERAMATRTVSNI from the coding sequence TTGGTCAAATATATTTTCGTGACCGGCGGAGTGATGTCGGGTATAGGGAAAGGTGTCACAGTAGCGTCCATCGGCAAGATAATGCAGTTAAGAGGTATGAAGGTCACAGCTGTGAAGATAGATCCTTACATAAATGTCGATGCTGGAACGATGAATCCCTACATTCACGGTGAGGTATTCGTGACTGAGGACGGTGGGGAGACTGATATGGATCTTGGAACCTACGAGCGATTCCTTGACGTGAACATGAGTAGGGAGCATAACATAACGACAGGCCAAATATACCTCTCAGTCATTGGTAAGGAGAGGAGGGGCGACTTCCTTGGGAAATGCGCGCAGATAATACCCCACATAACCGACGAGATAAAAGAGAGGATCAGAAGCATATCTCTCAAAGATGAGGTTGACTGCGCCATCGTTGAGGTCGGGGGAACCGTTGGAGATATTGAAAGCCTACCGTTCCTTGAGGCCGCCAGACAGATGAGGCTTGAGGAAGGTCAACTGAACGTCGCCTATATACATGTAACATTGGTTCCAGTCATAGATGTCGTTGGGGAACAGAAGACGAAACCCACACAGCACAGTGTTCAAGAGCTCAGGAGAATAGGAATAATGCCTGACATAATAGTTGCTAGGAGTAAGAGGCCTCTCAGAGACGATGCTAAGAAGAAGATAGCGTTGTTCTGCAATGTTGAGGAGAGGGCTGTCTTTACATCCCCGGACATCAGGAGCATCTATGAGCTTCCCCTGATCCTTGACGGCCAAGGCTTGGGTGATTACTTGAGTGAGAGGCTGGGATTAAAACTACCCAATCCAAGGTGGGATGAATGGAAGAATATGCTTGAAGGATTCATTAACCCGAAGCACAAAGTGAGGATAGCGGTATGTGGAAAATACGCTGAACTCGCAGATTCGTATGTCAGTATAAATGAGGCTCTCAGACACGCCGGAGCCGCCAATAGAACTTTGGTCGAGATAAGTTGGATAGAGACCGAACAGTTCGAAGAGAATATTACCACCCTCTCATGCCTGGACAACTATGATGGCATCCTCATCCCGGGCGGATTCGGTGCAAGAGGGACCGAAGGCAAAATAATGGCTATCTCCTATGCTCGGGAGAGAAACATTCCCTTCCTCGGAATATGTTTTGGCTTTCAGATGGCTATAGTGGAGTTTGCCAGGCATGTAGGTTTTGAGGGTGCAAACTCGACTGAGGTGGATCCGGGGACGATCCACCCTGTAGTCGATCTGATGCCGGAGCAGAAGTCGATAGGACAGAAGGGTGCAACCATGAGGTTGGGATCATATCCAATAATTCTAACTCCAGGAACCTTGGCGCACAGATTGTATGGAACAGACGTGATATATGAGAGGCACCGTCACAGGTATGAGGCGAATCCAGAATATGTTAGGAGGCTTGAGGCTGCTGGCCTGGTCTTCTCAGGGAAGAGTGTGGATGGATCACGTATGGAGGTTGTTGAGTTGAAGGATAGACGCTTCCACCTGGCCACGCAGTTTCATGGAGAATTCAAGTCACGGCCCAACAGACCTGCCCCCATCTATAGAGGCTTCGTAGAGGCTGCTATTGAGAGGGCTATGGCAACTAGAACTGTTTCAAACATCTAG
- a CDS encoding ECF transporter S component — MAPLYLSKPESLPWKISICSVFTAVIAVSTMFLSVNIPATRGYFNIGESAIYLTAILFGRSIGGVASGLGSMIADLTLGYWLYAPATFIIKGLEGYIVGFLTEKERIEHVDLKLKIPLVLIATITFAGLIMMVGVSYYVGLMEFTVTTPIKTLTFQFIMPKIFWVFLSTAFGIAIFYISFRFDPTLSWHIIAVMLGGGEMILGYFLYEQLILGVAAVIEIPINLGQVMIGSAISIPISRSIRTRLKAGVN, encoded by the coding sequence GTGGCTCCACTGTATCTGTCAAAACCTGAGAGTCTTCCGTGGAAGATCAGTATATGCTCAGTCTTCACAGCGGTCATCGCAGTCTCTACTATGTTTTTATCGGTGAACATTCCTGCAACACGAGGATACTTCAACATCGGAGAATCCGCAATATATTTGACAGCTATACTGTTCGGCAGGTCCATCGGTGGAGTAGCCTCAGGGTTAGGATCTATGATCGCTGACCTCACATTAGGATACTGGCTTTATGCTCCAGCAACATTCATAATCAAAGGCTTAGAGGGGTATATTGTAGGTTTCCTCACAGAGAAAGAGCGTATCGAACATGTGGACCTCAAGTTGAAGATCCCACTAGTTTTGATCGCAACCATAACCTTCGCTGGCCTCATCATGATGGTTGGAGTATCTTATTATGTTGGATTGATGGAGTTCACTGTTACAACTCCAATAAAGACTTTGACTTTTCAATTTATAATGCCTAAGATTTTCTGGGTCTTTCTCTCCACAGCCTTTGGAATAGCGATATTCTACATCTCATTCAGGTTTGACCCTACCCTCAGCTGGCACATCATCGCAGTCATGCTGGGAGGAGGTGAGATGATATTGGGATACTTCCTTTATGAGCAGTTGATCTTAGGAGTTGCTGCAGTGATTGAGATTCCTATAAATCTTGGCCAGGTGATGATAGGTTCAGCAATATCGATACCCATATCTAGATCGATAAGAACTAGACTGAAAGCGGGTGTGAACTAG